In a genomic window of Minwuia thermotolerans:
- a CDS encoding isoprenylcysteine carboxyl methyltransferase family protein — protein MTVFHGVIAFLIAQRFAELWLARRNTARLLAVGAVEHGARHYPLFVVLHASWLAALIVAAPAEGAVNPWLFAVFVLLQAGRIWVIASLGPYWTTRVIDVPGAPLVRRGPFRFVRHPNYLIVIGEIAVVPLMAGLVEVAAVFSVLNLALLAWRVRVENAALALRRQD, from the coding sequence ATGACCGTCTTTCACGGCGTCATCGCCTTCCTGATTGCCCAGCGGTTTGCCGAGCTCTGGCTGGCGCGGCGCAATACGGCGCGCCTCCTCGCCGTCGGTGCAGTGGAGCATGGCGCGCGGCATTATCCGCTGTTTGTCGTCCTGCACGCCTCCTGGCTGGCGGCGCTGATCGTCGCCGCGCCGGCGGAGGGGGCGGTGAACCCGTGGCTGTTCGCCGTCTTCGTGTTGCTCCAGGCGGGGCGGATCTGGGTCATCGCCAGCCTGGGCCCCTACTGGACCACGCGGGTCATCGACGTTCCCGGCGCGCCGCTGGTCCGGCGGGGACCTTTCCGCTTCGTGCGTCATCCGAACTACCTGATCGTGATCGGAGAGATCGCCGTCGTGCCCCTGATGGCCGGCCTGGTTGAGGTCGCGGCCGTCTTCTCCGTTCTCAACCTCGCCCTTCTGGCGTGGCGCGTCCGGGTGGAGAACGCGGCGCTGGCGCTGCGACGGCAGGATTAA
- a CDS encoding type III polyketide synthase, producing MTDTNRPVAHMAGLTVANPDHVLEQAEVARRAGELFGGALASFDRLRPVYENAAIDTRYSCVPIDWYQEAHGFGARNDLYIRNAVDLLEKAARGALEKAEMTADQIDGVVAVSTSGIATPSLDALLMERMNLRRDMQRLPVFGLGCAGGVLGLARAAQMAMSQPGKTYLLLVVELCGLTFRSRDYSKSNVIATALFGDGAAAALVGTHLTSGAAVHSFAEHTWRDTLDVMGWDVTDDGLSVIFSRDIPTHVRARMGAALGSYLAREGLNLDDFRHFLSHPGGAKVLDALEEIFGLAPGGMAHSRRVLAQFGNMSAATVLFVVRAAMDDGLHGRALLSTLGPGFTAGFLTLDLP from the coding sequence ATGACAGACACGAACCGGCCGGTCGCGCATATGGCCGGGCTCACGGTCGCCAACCCCGACCACGTGCTTGAACAGGCGGAGGTGGCGCGGCGCGCCGGCGAGCTGTTCGGCGGGGCGCTGGCCAGTTTCGACCGGCTGCGCCCCGTCTACGAGAACGCGGCGATCGATACGCGTTATTCCTGTGTACCGATCGACTGGTATCAGGAGGCGCACGGCTTCGGCGCGCGAAACGATCTTTATATCCGCAACGCCGTCGACCTGCTCGAGAAGGCCGCCCGAGGCGCACTCGAGAAGGCGGAAATGACGGCCGACCAGATCGACGGCGTCGTGGCGGTGTCGACGTCGGGCATCGCGACCCCTAGCCTGGACGCCCTGCTGATGGAGCGCATGAACCTGCGCCGCGACATGCAGCGCCTGCCGGTGTTCGGCCTGGGCTGCGCGGGCGGCGTGCTGGGCCTCGCGCGCGCCGCGCAGATGGCCATGAGCCAGCCCGGCAAGACCTATCTGCTGCTGGTGGTCGAACTGTGCGGCCTCACCTTCCGCAGCCGCGACTACTCGAAGAGCAACGTGATCGCGACGGCGCTGTTCGGGGACGGCGCGGCCGCGGCGCTGGTCGGCACGCATCTGACGAGCGGCGCGGCGGTCCACAGCTTCGCCGAACACACCTGGCGGGACACGCTCGACGTCATGGGCTGGGACGTCACCGATGACGGCCTGTCGGTCATCTTCTCCCGCGATATCCCGACCCATGTCCGCGCACGGATGGGCGCGGCCCTGGGCAGCTACCTGGCGCGGGAAGGATTGAACCTGGACGACTTCCGGCATTTCCTCAGCCATCCCGGCGGCGCCAAGGTGCTCGACGCGCTGGAGGAGATATTCGGACTGGCGCCGGGCGGAATGGCGCATTCGCGCCGCGTCCTGGCGCAGTTCGGCAACATGTCGGCGGCGACGGTCCTGTTCGTGGTGCGCGCGGCGATGGATGACGGACTGCACGGGCGCGCGCTGCTGTCGACGCTGGGACCGGGCTTCACGGCCGGTTTCCTGACGCTGGATCTGCCATGA
- a CDS encoding DUF502 domain-containing protein produces MNDKTPAGRPVKLRSPFIQRLRTYFFTGIIVVAPVAITIYLTWSFVEWVDQVVIPLIPIEYRPEAFLPFTVPGLGVILALVGLTLVGALTANLLGRTVVRLGEQIVDRMPVVRGIYNVFKQIFETLLKDTSDAFQYAALVEYPRRGLYTIGFVAGTTRGEVVRRVDKDLVSVYVPTTPNPSSGFILFIPREDVRILDMTVEQAMKYVVSVGVVVPPDPSAPTLPGFETAPGTETPERKSA; encoded by the coding sequence ATGAACGACAAGACGCCCGCAGGCCGCCCGGTCAAGCTCCGATCACCCTTTATCCAGCGGCTGAGGACGTATTTCTTTACCGGCATCATCGTGGTCGCGCCTGTGGCCATCACCATCTATCTCACCTGGTCGTTCGTCGAATGGGTCGATCAGGTTGTCATCCCGCTGATCCCGATCGAGTACCGGCCCGAAGCCTTCCTGCCGTTCACCGTGCCAGGACTGGGCGTCATCCTCGCCCTGGTCGGCCTGACTCTGGTGGGGGCGCTGACGGCGAACCTTCTCGGCCGCACCGTGGTCCGCCTGGGCGAGCAGATCGTCGACCGTATGCCCGTGGTCCGGGGAATCTACAACGTCTTCAAGCAGATCTTCGAGACGCTGCTGAAGGACACCAGCGACGCCTTCCAGTACGCCGCGCTGGTCGAGTATCCGCGGCGCGGCCTCTACACCATCGGCTTCGTCGCCGGCACCACGAGGGGTGAAGTCGTCCGGCGTGTCGACAAGGACCTGGTCAGCGTCTACGTGCCGACCACGCCGAACCCGTCGTCGGGCTTCATCCTGTTCATCCCGCGCGAAGACGTGCGGATACTCGACATGACCGTCGAACAGGCGATGAAATACGTCGTTTCGGTCGGCGTCGTCGTGCCGCCCGACCCGAGCGCGCCAACCCTTCCCGGATTCGAGACTGCGCCCGGGACCGAGACCCCGGAACGCAAGTCAGCCTGA
- the recG gene encoding ATP-dependent DNA helicase RecG, whose protein sequence is MRPEILFALFQPATNLKGVGPRVAALLDRLGASRVLDLIWLLPSGVIDRGYRPKLEDAETGRVATIDVTVTEHRAGRGRQPYRVIVTDGTASAALVFFNPRRDWLEQTYPPGARRLISGRIDRYGDALQMAHPDYAVDPAAGEEIPAIEPVYPLTAGLAPKTLRHIVARAAAQAPDLPEWLDPALKERHGFPAWRDAVRSVHAPERATAIESTPALRRLAYDELLANQLALSLVRRRLKRRGGRRLQGDGRIAEKVRQGLRWELTGAQRRVLAEILEDMASPHRMMRLIQGDVGSGKTVVALLAAAAAVEAGTQAALMVPTEVLARQHARTLVDLAGDAGLRIACLTGRDKTQARRTILRDLNEGRIDLLVGTHALFQEGVDFHDLGLVIVDEQHRFGVHQRMLLSEKSERPADILVMTATPIPRTLAMTAYGDMDVSRIDERPPGRAAVDTRVVSAERLDDVIERLSAAMDRGDRAYWICPLVEETEDSELAAAEQRHRELRQRFGDRVGLVHGRMRAEDKDMALQRFADGDATLLVATTVVEVGVDVPEATIIVIEEADRFGLAQLHQLRGRVGRGDRPGVCLLIYRPPLGETARARLRTLRETDDGFRIAEEDYRLRGAGELLGTRQSGLPGMRLAAIDRDQDLMEIAHDDARLIVETDPELRKERGRALRILLYLFERDAAIRYLESG, encoded by the coding sequence ATGCGCCCGGAGATCCTCTTTGCCCTGTTCCAGCCCGCGACCAATCTGAAGGGCGTCGGCCCGCGCGTGGCGGCATTGCTGGACCGGTTGGGGGCGAGCCGCGTGCTGGATCTGATCTGGTTGTTGCCCAGCGGCGTGATCGACCGCGGCTACCGCCCGAAGCTGGAAGACGCCGAGACCGGCCGCGTGGCGACGATCGACGTCACCGTCACCGAGCATCGCGCCGGACGGGGACGTCAACCCTATCGCGTGATCGTCACCGACGGCACGGCAAGCGCAGCCCTGGTGTTCTTCAATCCCCGCCGCGACTGGCTGGAGCAGACCTATCCGCCGGGCGCGCGCCGGCTGATCAGCGGACGGATCGACCGCTATGGCGACGCGCTCCAGATGGCCCATCCCGACTATGCCGTCGATCCCGCGGCGGGTGAGGAGATACCGGCCATCGAGCCGGTCTATCCGTTGACCGCAGGGCTGGCCCCGAAGACGCTCCGCCACATCGTCGCCCGGGCCGCCGCGCAGGCGCCCGATCTCCCCGAATGGCTGGATCCGGCGCTGAAGGAAAGACACGGCTTTCCTGCCTGGCGCGATGCGGTGCGCTCGGTTCACGCGCCGGAGCGCGCAACGGCGATCGAAAGCACGCCGGCGTTGCGCCGGCTGGCCTATGACGAACTGCTGGCCAACCAGCTCGCCCTCTCCCTGGTGCGGCGCCGGCTGAAGCGCCGCGGCGGACGGCGTCTCCAGGGCGACGGCCGCATCGCGGAGAAGGTCCGGCAGGGGCTGCGCTGGGAACTGACCGGCGCCCAGCGGCGCGTGCTGGCGGAAATCCTCGAAGACATGGCCTCGCCGCACCGGATGATGCGGCTGATCCAGGGCGATGTCGGCAGCGGCAAGACAGTGGTCGCCCTGTTGGCCGCCGCTGCCGCGGTCGAGGCCGGGACCCAGGCGGCGCTGATGGTGCCGACCGAAGTGCTGGCGCGCCAGCACGCGCGTACGCTCGTCGATCTGGCCGGCGATGCCGGACTGCGGATTGCCTGCCTCACGGGTCGCGACAAGACGCAGGCGCGGCGGACGATCCTGCGGGATCTCAACGAGGGCCGCATCGACCTGCTGGTCGGCACGCACGCGCTGTTCCAGGAGGGCGTGGACTTTCACGATCTGGGCCTCGTCATCGTCGACGAGCAGCATCGTTTCGGCGTGCACCAGAGAATGCTGCTGTCGGAGAAATCGGAACGTCCCGCGGACATTCTGGTCATGACCGCGACGCCGATCCCGCGCACTCTGGCCATGACCGCCTATGGCGACATGGACGTCAGCCGGATCGACGAACGCCCGCCGGGCCGCGCGGCCGTCGACACGCGCGTCGTCTCGGCGGAACGGCTGGACGACGTGATCGAGCGCCTCTCAGCCGCCATGGACCGCGGCGACCGTGCCTACTGGATCTGCCCGCTGGTCGAGGAGACCGAGGACAGCGAACTCGCCGCCGCCGAACAGCGGCACCGGGAACTGCGGCAGCGTTTCGGCGACCGCGTCGGGCTGGTGCACGGCCGGATGCGGGCCGAGGACAAGGACATGGCGCTGCAGCGCTTCGCCGATGGGGACGCCACCCTGCTGGTGGCGACGACCGTGGTCGAGGTCGGCGTGGACGTGCCCGAGGCGACGATCATCGTCATCGAGGAAGCGGACCGCTTCGGCCTCGCCCAATTGCACCAGTTGCGCGGGCGTGTCGGGCGTGGCGACCGGCCCGGCGTCTGTCTGCTGATCTACCGGCCGCCGCTGGGCGAGACGGCGCGGGCCAGGCTCCGCACGCTGCGTGAAACCGACGACGGATTCCGCATCGCCGAGGAGGATTATCGGCTGCGGGGCGCAGGCGAACTGCTGGGCACGCGCCAGAGCGGCCTGCCCGGCATGCGGCTGGCCGCGATCGACCGCGATCAGGACCTGATGGAGATCGCCCACGACGACGCGCGGCTGATCGTCGAAACCGATCCGGAACTCAGGAAGGAGCGCGGTCGCGCGCTTCGGATCCTGCTCTATCTGTTCGAACGCGATGCGGCGATCCGCTACCTGGAATCAGGCTGA
- a CDS encoding succinate dehydrogenase assembly factor 2, which translates to MDATDDDLELRRKKLLYRSHYTGTKETDILLTRFAERNLPTFDARQLDLYEAILHAGDPEILAWVVGRKPIPPEYDNEVSRMLVRFNFAQPGS; encoded by the coding sequence ATGGACGCGACCGACGACGATCTCGAGCTGCGGCGGAAAAAGCTGCTCTACCGGTCCCACTACACGGGCACCAAGGAGACCGATATCCTGCTCACGCGCTTCGCGGAGCGCAATCTGCCGACGTTCGACGCCCGGCAACTCGACCTCTATGAGGCGATACTGCACGCCGGCGATCCAGAAATTCTCGCCTGGGTCGTGGGCCGCAAGCCCATACCCCCCGAATACGACAACGAGGTCAGCCGCATGCTCGTCCGTTTCAACTTCGCCCAGCCCGGATCGTGA
- the mfd gene encoding transcription-repair coupling factor, translating into MTVTERAPLSHKLAGPGRITVQNAPEGLDARLLADLARELDRGAVFVARDDQRLAATADMIRFFAPALEPVVFPAWDCLPFDRSSPNRQILAERMEALGMLAENGAAGRLILTTVNAITQRVPERAEVSGGHFAARVGDPIDEAELIAFLVAQGYGRTGTVMEPGEYAIRGGLIDIFPPNDDQPVRLDLFGRELESIRRFDPMSQRTLARVDSFALTPVSELVLDERRANHFRARYRELFGIKAESDPIYEAVSEGRSFPGMEHWLPIFYRRLETLFDYIGEAALVLDHLADDAAESRFAAIEDYQVTRAEAVKATAAGQGSAGAVFRPLPADALYLAPGEWAEYLAGQPVAALTPFNVGDGESPVIHDLQGRRGRDFAPERATPHANVYEALARHIQDLAPDRQIMVASYSDGARQRLGGMLRDAGIRAIAEVETFDEAMKLDRNVVGLAVLSIEAGFEAPDAVLISEQDVLGDRLVRKRRRRRRSENFVANASDLQLGDLVVHSEHGIGRYEGLETLDIVGAAHDCVLLIYDGGDKLYLPVENIELLSRYGSGEGEVTLDRLGGKGWQTRKARLKQRLKEMAEALIRVAAGRQLADAPRLTPPAGAYHEFCDRFPYQETDDQARAIDDTIGDLAAGRPMDRLICGDVGFGKTEVALRTAFIAAMDGMQVALVAPTTLLVRQHYQTFLERFRDFPVRIGQLSRLVPGKQANEVRKDLRNGQLDIVIGTHALLGKGVEFKRLGLLIVDEEQHFGVKHKERLKELKSDVHVLTLTATPIPRTLQLALTGIRDLSVIATPPVDRLAVRTFVLPFDEIVAREALLREHYRGGQSFFVCPRISDLAAVEAFMKDHVPELKFVVAHGQMPVRELEDAMNAFYDGSYDVLVSTNIVESGLDVPNANTMVVYRADMFGLSQLYQLRGRIGRSKTRAYAYLTVPANRRVTDGADKRLRVLQTLDQLGAGFTLASHDLDIRGAGNLLGEEQSGQIREVGVELYQSMLEEAVAEARGQTDAQSGDWSPNINLGAPVLIPDYYVADLSARLDLYKRLGHVADLDEIEAIAAEMIDRFGPLPPEVDNLFDVVAIKSLCRAANIAKLDAGPKGATVLFRENEFPDPGGLVRFISGQQGTAKLRPDHTLVYLRDWSDLSTRVKGVRSLARGLAQIAEKAA; encoded by the coding sequence GTGACGGTCACAGAACGCGCGCCACTGAGCCACAAGCTCGCCGGCCCGGGGCGGATCACCGTCCAGAACGCGCCGGAGGGTCTCGACGCACGCCTGCTGGCGGATCTGGCGCGGGAACTCGACCGCGGCGCCGTGTTCGTCGCCCGCGACGACCAGCGGCTTGCCGCGACAGCTGACATGATCCGCTTCTTCGCGCCGGCGCTGGAGCCCGTGGTCTTTCCGGCCTGGGATTGCCTGCCTTTCGACCGTTCCTCGCCCAATCGCCAGATTCTGGCCGAACGCATGGAAGCGCTTGGCATGCTGGCGGAAAACGGCGCCGCCGGGCGGCTGATCCTAACGACCGTGAACGCCATCACCCAGCGCGTGCCCGAGCGCGCCGAGGTCAGCGGCGGCCACTTCGCCGCGCGGGTCGGCGATCCGATCGACGAGGCCGAGCTGATCGCCTTTCTGGTGGCCCAGGGCTACGGCCGCACCGGCACGGTCATGGAACCCGGCGAGTACGCGATCCGCGGCGGCTTGATCGACATCTTCCCGCCCAACGACGACCAGCCGGTGCGGCTCGATCTGTTCGGGCGGGAGCTGGAAAGCATCCGGCGTTTCGACCCCATGAGCCAGCGGACGCTCGCCAGGGTCGACAGCTTTGCGCTCACGCCGGTCAGCGAACTGGTGCTGGACGAACGTCGCGCCAACCATTTCCGGGCCCGCTACCGCGAGCTGTTCGGCATCAAGGCCGAGTCCGATCCGATCTACGAGGCGGTCTCGGAGGGCCGGAGCTTTCCGGGGATGGAGCACTGGCTGCCGATCTTCTATCGCCGTCTGGAGACACTGTTCGACTATATCGGCGAGGCTGCGCTCGTGCTGGACCACCTGGCGGACGACGCCGCCGAAAGCCGATTCGCGGCCATCGAGGACTACCAGGTCACCCGCGCCGAAGCGGTGAAGGCGACCGCCGCGGGGCAGGGGAGCGCCGGCGCGGTCTTCCGACCGCTGCCGGCGGACGCGCTCTATCTTGCGCCCGGCGAATGGGCCGAATATCTCGCCGGTCAGCCGGTGGCCGCCCTGACGCCGTTCAACGTCGGCGACGGGGAAAGTCCGGTCATCCACGATCTGCAGGGCCGCAGGGGACGGGACTTCGCGCCGGAGCGGGCGACGCCGCACGCCAATGTCTACGAGGCGCTTGCGCGCCATATCCAGGATCTGGCGCCCGACCGCCAGATCATGGTGGCGAGCTATTCCGACGGCGCCCGGCAACGCCTGGGCGGCATGCTGCGCGACGCCGGAATCCGGGCCATCGCCGAGGTCGAGACCTTCGACGAGGCGATGAAGCTCGACCGCAACGTGGTCGGCCTCGCAGTGCTGTCCATCGAAGCCGGCTTCGAGGCGCCCGACGCGGTGCTGATTTCGGAACAGGACGTTCTAGGTGACCGGCTGGTGCGCAAGCGGCGCCGGCGCCGGCGTTCGGAGAACTTCGTCGCCAACGCGTCGGACCTGCAGCTCGGCGACCTGGTGGTCCACAGCGAACACGGCATCGGCCGCTACGAAGGACTCGAGACACTCGACATCGTCGGCGCGGCTCATGATTGCGTGTTGCTGATCTACGACGGCGGCGACAAGCTCTACCTGCCGGTGGAGAACATCGAGCTGCTGTCCCGCTACGGCTCGGGTGAGGGCGAAGTCACCCTGGACCGGCTCGGCGGCAAAGGCTGGCAGACGCGGAAGGCGCGGCTGAAACAGCGGCTGAAGGAGATGGCCGAGGCCCTGATCCGCGTCGCCGCGGGCCGCCAGCTCGCCGATGCGCCCAGGCTGACGCCGCCCGCCGGCGCCTACCACGAATTCTGCGACCGCTTCCCCTATCAGGAGACCGACGATCAGGCGCGGGCGATCGACGATACGATCGGCGACCTGGCCGCCGGGCGTCCCATGGACCGCCTGATCTGCGGCGATGTGGGTTTCGGCAAGACCGAGGTGGCGCTGCGCACCGCCTTCATCGCGGCGATGGACGGCATGCAGGTGGCGCTGGTCGCGCCGACCACCCTGCTGGTCCGTCAGCACTACCAGACGTTCCTCGAGCGGTTCCGCGACTTCCCCGTCCGGATCGGCCAGCTGTCGCGGCTGGTTCCCGGCAAGCAGGCGAACGAGGTCAGGAAGGACCTGAGGAACGGCCAGCTCGACATCGTCATCGGCACCCATGCGCTGCTGGGCAAGGGCGTCGAGTTCAAGCGCCTCGGCCTGCTGATCGTCGACGAGGAGCAGCATTTCGGCGTCAAGCACAAGGAGCGGCTGAAGGAGTTGAAATCCGACGTCCACGTGCTGACGCTGACCGCCACGCCGATCCCGCGCACCCTGCAGCTCGCGCTGACCGGGATCCGCGACCTTTCGGTCATCGCCACGCCGCCCGTCGACCGGCTGGCGGTGCGCACCTTCGTGCTGCCCTTCGACGAGATCGTGGCCCGGGAAGCCCTGCTCCGGGAGCATTATCGCGGCGGTCAGAGCTTCTTCGTCTGCCCCCGCATCAGCGACCTCGCCGCCGTCGAGGCATTCATGAAGGACCATGTGCCGGAGCTGAAATTCGTGGTCGCACATGGCCAGATGCCTGTCCGGGAGCTGGAGGACGCGATGAACGCCTTCTACGACGGCTCCTACGACGTGCTGGTCTCCACCAACATCGTGGAGTCGGGCCTGGATGTGCCCAATGCGAACACGATGGTGGTCTACCGCGCCGACATGTTCGGTCTGTCCCAGCTCTACCAGCTTCGCGGCCGCATCGGCCGCTCCAAGACGCGCGCCTACGCCTATCTGACCGTGCCGGCGAACCGGCGCGTTACCGATGGGGCCGACAAGCGGCTGCGCGTGCTCCAGACCCTGGACCAGCTCGGTGCGGGCTTCACCCTGGCCAGCCACGATCTCGACATCCGCGGCGCCGGCAACCTTCTGGGCGAGGAGCAGTCGGGCCAGATCCGCGAGGTGGGCGTGGAACTGTACCAGTCCATGCTGGAGGAGGCGGTGGCCGAGGCCCGGGGCCAGACCGACGCCCAGAGCGGCGACTGGTCGCCGAACATCAACCTTGGGGCGCCGGTGCTGATCCCCGACTACTATGTCGCCGACCTGTCCGCGCGGCTGGACCTCTACAAGCGCCTGGGCCATGTCGCCGACCTGGACGAGATCGAGGCCATCGCTGCGGAGATGATCGACCGCTTCGGGCCGCTGCCGCCCGAAGTCGACAACCTGTTCGACGTCGTCGCCATCAAGAGCCTGTGCCGCGCGGCGAACATCGCCAAGCTGGACGCCGGACCGAAGGGCGCCACCGTGCTGTTCAGGGAGAACGAGTTCCCCGATCCCGGCGGGCTCGTGCGTTTCATTTCCGGTCAGCAGGGCACGGCGAAGCTTCGCCCCGATCACACCCTTGTCTATCTGCGCGACTGGTCGGACCTGTCGACGCGGGTCAAGGGCGTGCGCAGCCTCGCGCGCGGATTGGCCCAGATCGCGGAGAAGGCCGCCTAA
- a CDS encoding MFS transporter — protein MTILAAMMARFLLTDAGRLSLAGFAATAIAFGPARMGFGLFLPAFRADFGLTTATAGSIASAAFGAFLAALLLTGWLTGRVGPRAPVALGGIAATAGLGLIAATGNVFLLGVGVALAASSAGFSWTPYNNTAARSLVDGQKDRVLSVVSTGTTFGIGFAGAVAFAMFLGEFGWRAPWAMFAGLAAVSLLINVLALFHMRQSRGPGGADLPAPSDWPLRELVAYRPAWPMYILAFSFGLTNALYLSFAVDHITREGGLTGLDAAAAGPVLYIAFGVAGALGLLTRQIEGRMGLPALLRAIFAASALSHILLALAPSSWAGVLVSAGLQGVCLMMLSAVLAFWSARLFPDLPSVSFTAAVFCVAAGNVLGPLVAGQLEEPIGFGAVFAGGAAVSLLTALIFPARPVRRASAA, from the coding sequence ATGACGATTTTGGCGGCCATGATGGCGCGCTTCCTACTTACCGATGCGGGACGGCTTTCGCTCGCGGGATTCGCGGCGACCGCGATCGCGTTCGGGCCCGCGCGGATGGGCTTCGGTCTTTTCCTGCCCGCCTTCCGGGCGGACTTCGGGCTGACGACGGCAACCGCGGGCTCGATCGCCTCGGCGGCGTTCGGCGCCTTCCTGGCGGCGCTGCTTCTGACCGGCTGGCTGACCGGCCGTGTGGGGCCGCGGGCGCCGGTCGCGCTGGGCGGGATAGCCGCGACGGCGGGACTGGGCCTCATCGCCGCGACGGGCAATGTGTTCCTGCTGGGTGTCGGCGTGGCGCTGGCCGCGTCGAGCGCCGGCTTTTCGTGGACTCCCTACAACAACACCGCCGCGCGGAGTCTCGTCGACGGCCAGAAGGATCGTGTGCTTTCGGTGGTCAGCACCGGCACCACCTTCGGCATTGGATTCGCGGGCGCTGTCGCGTTTGCAATGTTCCTGGGGGAGTTCGGCTGGCGGGCGCCCTGGGCCATGTTCGCCGGTCTCGCGGCGGTCTCGCTTCTGATCAATGTGCTGGCGCTGTTCCACATGCGCCAGAGCCGGGGACCCGGCGGCGCGGATCTGCCAGCGCCGAGCGACTGGCCGTTGCGGGAACTGGTGGCCTACCGACCCGCATGGCCGATGTACATACTGGCCTTCTCCTTCGGTCTGACCAACGCGCTCTACCTCTCCTTCGCAGTCGATCACATCACCCGCGAAGGCGGCCTGACCGGCCTCGATGCGGCCGCCGCCGGGCCGGTTCTCTATATTGCCTTCGGTGTGGCCGGCGCGCTCGGCCTGCTGACCCGGCAGATCGAGGGACGCATGGGTCTCCCGGCGCTGCTGCGTGCGATCTTCGCCGCCAGCGCCCTGTCGCATATCCTGCTCGCGCTGGCGCCGTCGTCTTGGGCCGGAGTTCTGGTTTCCGCCGGGCTGCAGGGCGTCTGTCTGATGATGCTGAGCGCGGTGCTGGCCTTCTGGAGCGCACGGCTCTTTCCCGACCTGCCGTCGGTCAGCTTCACGGCGGCCGTCTTCTGCGTCGCGGCCGGGAATGTCCTGGGGCCGCTGGTCGCCGGTCAGCTGGAGGAGCCGATCGGCTTCGGTGCGGTCTTCGCCGGCGGCGCGGCGGTTTCCCTGCTGACCGCCCTGATCTTTCCTGCCCGTCCTGTCCGTCGGGCCTCGGCGGCGTGA
- a CDS encoding DsbA family oxidoreductase, which produces MIIDIVSDTVCPWCYIGKRKLEAALASRRDVKVQVGWRPFQLNPEMPRGGMSREAYLAAKFGGVERAARIYENIRTAGAQVGIDFHFERIRRTPSTLDSHRLIRWAANDEAQQEVVQRLFDAYFVNGEDIGDHEVLVRIAGEAGMNADLVRDLLAGDSDLDLVRQEDSVARSMGINGVPCFIIDRKYAVSGAQDVPVFHKVFDLALNETVRPEDASVTG; this is translated from the coding sequence ATGATTATCGACATCGTCTCAGACACGGTCTGTCCGTGGTGCTACATCGGCAAGCGCAAGCTTGAAGCCGCGCTCGCCAGCCGTCGCGATGTCAAGGTTCAGGTAGGCTGGCGACCGTTCCAGCTCAACCCGGAAATGCCGCGGGGCGGCATGAGCCGGGAAGCCTATCTCGCCGCCAAGTTCGGCGGCGTGGAACGCGCCGCGCGCATCTACGAGAACATCCGAACCGCCGGCGCGCAGGTTGGTATCGACTTTCATTTCGAGCGCATTCGCCGCACCCCGTCGACGCTGGATTCCCACCGGCTGATCCGCTGGGCCGCCAATGACGAGGCCCAGCAGGAGGTCGTGCAGCGCCTGTTCGACGCCTATTTCGTCAATGGCGAAGATATCGGTGACCATGAGGTGCTGGTCCGCATCGCCGGCGAGGCGGGCATGAATGCTGATCTGGTGCGCGACCTGCTGGCCGGGGATTCGGACCTGGACCTTGTGCGCCAGGAGGACTCGGTGGCCCGCTCCATGGGCATCAACGGGGTCCCCTGCTTCATCATCGACCGGAAATACGCCGTCTCCGGCGCGCAGGACGTGCCGGTCTTCCACAAGGTCTTCGATCTCGCCCTGAACGAGACCGTAAGGCCCGAGGACGCCTCCGTCACCGGCTGA
- a CDS encoding SDR family NAD(P)-dependent oxidoreductase, which yields MEKNRRLDGKVALVTGASSGLGAHFAQVLAAAGASVGVGARRKQKLDGLVAKIGEAGGRAHAVDLDVTDIGQIGACLNDVEAQLGPVDILVNNAGVTAPNAMQRITEADYDFVLDTNLKGAFFMAQAAAKSMIERKGGGRIINISSTLSHRVIGQLSIYCMSKAAMDQMTRAMALEWGRHDINTNAICPGYIETEMNADYWKTEGGQAFLARFPRPRVGEPADLDGALLLLAGEEGRFMNGSIVSVDDGFAIGFK from the coding sequence ATGGAAAAGAATCGGAGACTCGACGGCAAGGTGGCGCTCGTCACCGGGGCGAGTTCTGGGCTGGGCGCGCATTTCGCGCAGGTTCTGGCTGCGGCGGGCGCATCGGTCGGCGTCGGCGCGCGCCGCAAGCAGAAGCTGGACGGACTGGTCGCGAAGATCGGCGAGGCAGGCGGCCGCGCCCACGCCGTGGACCTGGACGTGACCGACATCGGTCAGATCGGAGCCTGCCTCAACGACGTCGAGGCACAACTCGGCCCCGTCGACATTCTGGTCAACAACGCCGGCGTCACCGCGCCCAACGCCATGCAGCGCATCACCGAGGCCGACTACGATTTTGTCCTCGATACCAATCTCAAGGGCGCCTTCTTCATGGCCCAGGCGGCGGCGAAGTCGATGATCGAGCGCAAGGGCGGCGGGCGTATCATCAATATCTCGTCCACCCTGTCGCATCGGGTGATCGGACAACTCTCGATCTATTGCATGTCCAAGGCGGCGATGGACCAGATGACCCGCGCCATGGCGCTGGAATGGGGGCGCCACGACATCAACACCAACGCCATCTGTCCCGGCTATATCGAAACCGAGATGAACGCCGACTACTGGAAGACCGAGGGCGGACAGGCCTTCCTGGCGCGTTTCCCGCGGCCGCGCGTCGGCGAGCCGGCGGATCTGGACGGCGCGCTCTTGCTGCTGGCCGGCGAGGAGGGGCGGTTCATGAACGGATCCATCGTCAGTGTCGACGATGGTTTCGCCATAGGTTTCAAATAG